Proteins encoded in a region of the Vitis riparia cultivar Riparia Gloire de Montpellier isolate 1030 chromosome 7, EGFV_Vit.rip_1.0, whole genome shotgun sequence genome:
- the LOC117917518 gene encoding receptor-like cytosolic serine/threonine-protein kinase RBK2 produces the protein MGTRKQASSSPNCVLEDYLSRLESETSSSKEGTSGSGSSQNTKPTWRGLIQLLRTQSKRRLATLDPRNVLKYSVRKCRSMRFSNGVGRNLDGETVSYSRSGWKNFTLSELQRATKNFSHENLIGKGGYAEVYKGCLQDGQLVAVKRLVRGKPEERTGNFLSELGIMAHVNHPNTAKLIGYGVEGGLHLVLELSPHGSLASILHGNKVKLKWSMRYQVALGIAEGLLYLHEGCQRRFIHRDIKASNILLTEDFQPQICDFGLAKWLPEQWTHHTISSFEGTFGYLAPEYLMHGIVDEKTDVYAFGVLLLELITGRRALECSQRSLVTWAKPLLKKNDIQELVDPFLADDQYNSRQMKTQIQELVDPFLADDHYNSQQMNLLVLAASLCIQRSSILRPQMRQVVEILKGNFSSLESLKKRGGILPKGPLQRAVSCR, from the exons ATGGGGACTAGGAAGCAGGCTTCGTCCTCTCCAAATTGTGTTCTTGAGGACTACCTGAGCAGGTTAGAATCAGAGACAAGTTCTTCCAAAGAAGGCACCTCCGGCTCTGGAAGTTCACAAAATACCAAACCCACTTGGCGTGGATTAATCCAATTGCTTAGAACTCAATCAAAGAGACGATTAGCAACATTGGATCCTCGCAATGTGTTGAAGTACTCAGTGAGAAAATGCAGAAGCATGAGGTTCAGCAATGGCGTGGGGCGGAATCTTGATGGCGAGACTGTCTCATATTCAAGGTCTGGGTGGAAGAACTTCACCCTCTCTGAACTTCAGCGTGCCACCAAGAATTTCAGCCATG AAAATCTAATTGGAAAGGGCGGATATGCTGAAGTATATAAAGGGTGTCTGCAGGATGGGCAGCTTGTAGCAGTCAAGAGGCTTGTAAGAGGAAAGCCAGAAGAGAGAACAGGGAATTTCCTCTCTGAGCTTGGGATTATGGCTCATGTCAACCATCCCAACACTGCTAAACTCATTGGCTATGGGGTTGAAGGAGGACTGCACCTTGTTCTTGAGTTGTCTCCACATGGGAGCTTAGCTTCTATACTTCATG GTAATAAGGTGAAATTGAAATGGAGTATGAGGTATCAAGTGGCATTAGGGATTGCAGAGGGTCTACTCTACCTTCATGAGGGTTGTCAAAGGAGATTCATCCATAGAGACATCAAAGCTTCAAATATCTTGCTCACAGAGGACTTTCAGCCTCAG ATTTGTGATTTTGGACTCGCCAAATGGCTACCAGAGCAATGGACTCACCACACTATATCAAGCTTTGAAGGCACCTTCGG CTACCTTGCTCCTGAGTACTTAATGCATGGAATAGTGGATGAAAAAACCGATGTTTATGCCTTCGGTGTCCTGCTACTGGAGCTGATCACCGGCCGCCGAGCTCTGGAATGCTCGCAGCGAAGCCTTGTCACCTGG GCCAAACCCCTGCTAAAAAAGAATGACATTCAAGAGCTTGTAGACCCTTTTCTAGCCGATGATCAATACAATTCTCGACAAATGAAGACTCAGATTCAGGAGCTTGTAGACCCTTTTCTGGCTGATGATCACTACAATTCTCAGCAAATGAACCTTCTGGTATTGGCTGCTTCTTTGTGTATACAGAGGTCTTCAATTCTACGGCCACAAATGAGACAG GTTGTGGAGATTCTGAAGGGCAATTTTAGCAGCTTGGAGAGCTTGAAAAAGCGTGGAGGAATTCTTCCGAAAGGCCCTCTGCAAAGAGCTGTTTCTTGCAGATAA
- the LOC117918825 gene encoding probable LRR receptor-like serine/threonine-protein kinase RKF3, translated as MSLLHPFFLFSLLFLAFSFSSAQYNLAPCPLDFEPLLNVTTFDVNASTQCQYVIQGLRLVLATYLQSTGSFLPPINSSESCWDSYQSVVNNFTSNFNIRSDCGFETTWISEGCMNITTRSQFDAVVSQATRADIVASCNQSLENSSPCATCTTSLSNLQAVYLTGPSVGNLTDCTAYPSIYAAGFANYLGPTDPGTAQCLFNLNFASGGSGNKRRSVVIVVVVVVCCVVILAVIGGVWVFYRKRRESRSVKREIRNIEMGLESISGSTSLIKFTIDEIRQATRNFTRDNIIGRGGYGNVYKGVLKDGSEVAFKRFKNCSAAGDTNFAHEVEVIASVRHVNLVALRGYCTATTPLEGHQRIIVCDLMKNGSLHDHLFGSTEKLSWPLRQKIALGTARGLAYLHSGAQPGIIHRDIKASNILLDEKFEAKVADFGLAKFTPEGMTHLSTRVAGTMGYVAPEYALYGQLTERSDVYSFGVVLLELLSGKKALMVIGENQPSLVTDWAWSLVRKGRALDVVDNSMPELGSPEVMEKYVLVAVLCSHPQLYARPAMDQVVKILETDLPVPSIPERPISIVAEMDDIERSVSSSDMGCISSSAGYQSFTFEGQQHSD; from the coding sequence ATGTCCCTCCTCCACCCCTTCTTCCTGTTCTCCCTCTTATTTTTAGCCTTTTCCTTCTCCTCCGCCCAATACAACCTGGCTCCATGTCCTCTCGATTTCGAACCCCTCCTCAATGTCACCACCTTCGACGTAAACGCCTCTACCCAGTGTCAGTACGTTATCCAGGGCCTCCGCCTCGTTCTGGCCACCTACCTCCAGAGCACTGGGTCGTTCCTCCCTCCGATCAACTCGTCCGAGTCGTGTTGGGATTCGTACCAGAGCGTGGTCAACAACTTCACTTCCAATTTCAATATTCGATCCGATTGCGGCTTCGAAACCACCTGGATCTCTGAGGGTTGTATGAACATCACCACCCGATCCCAATTCGATGCTGTGGTGTCGCAGGCCACGCGAGCTGATATTGTCGCGTCGTGCAATCAGTCGCTGGAGAACAGCTCGCCCTGTGCCACCTGCACCACCAGCTTGTCTAATCTTCAGGCGGTATATCTGACCGGTCCCAGCGTCGGGAATCTCACTGATTGTACGGCCTACCCGTCGATTTACGCCGCCGGCTTCGCCAACTACCTTGGACCCACCGATCCCGGGACGGCCCAGTGTTTGTTTAACCTCAATTTTGCGTCTGGTGGTTCAGGGAATAAGCGGCGAAGTGTTGTGATTGTGGTGGTTGTGGTGGTGTGTTGTGTTGTGATCTTGGCGGTGATTGGTGGGGTTTGGGTTTTTTACCGGAAACGCCGAGAATCGAGGAGCGTGAAGCGCGAGATTAGGAATATTGAAATGGGTTTGGAGTCGATCAGTGGGAGTACTTCATTGATTAAGTTCACCATTGATGAGATTAGGCAGGCTACTAGGAATTTCACTAGAGACAACATCATTGGAAGAGGAGGTTATGGCAATGTGTACAAGGGGGTATTGAAGGATGGCTCTGAAGTTGCATTCAAAAGGTTCAAGAACTGCTCTGCTGCTGGTGATACAAATTTTGCCCATGAGGTTGAGGTTATTGCGAGTGTGAGGCATGTAAATTTAGTCGCTTTGAGAGGGTATTGTACTGCCACGACTCCATTAGAGGGTCACCAGAGGATAATTGTGTGTGATTTGATGAAGAATGGGAGTCTTCATGACCATCTTTTTGGGTCAACTGAAAAACTTAGTTGGCCTCTTCGTCAAAAGATTGCACTTGGAACAGCTCGAGGGTTGGCTTATTTGCATTCTGGTGCTCAACCAGGTATTATCCATAGGGATATCAAAGCCAGTAATATACTTTTGGATGAGAAGTTTGAGGCAAAGGTGGCAGATTTTGGGCTTGCGAAGTTTACACCCGAGGGAATGACTCATTTGAGCACTAGGGTTGCAGGGACAATGGGTTATGTTGCCCCAGAGTATGCATTGTATGGGCAGTTGACAGAGAGGAGTGATGTGTACAGCTTTGGTGTTGTGCTTCTTGAGCTTTTAAGTGGGAAGAAGGCTCTCATGGTGATTGGTGAGAACCAGCCCTCTCTTGTGACTGATTGGGCTTGGTCATTGGTGAGGAAGGggagggctttagatgttgtTGATAATAGTATGCCAGAGTTGGGTTCGCCAGAAGTTATGGAGAAGTATGTATTGGTTGCAGTTCTTTGTTCTCATCCACAGCTATATGCTCGGCCAGCAATGGATCAGGTTGTGAAAATATTGGAGACAGATTTGCCAGTTCCCTCGATCCCAGAACGCCCAATTTCCATTGTGGCTGAGATGGATGATATTGAGAGATCTGTGAGCAGCAGTGATATGGGTTGTATTTCTTCTTCAGCTGGTTACCAGTCATTTACATTTGAGGGCCAACAACATTCTGACTAA
- the LOC117918358 gene encoding autophagy-related protein 18g-like has product MKKGKARNNGLLPNSLRIISSCLKTVSTNASSVASTVRSAGVSVAASISAASEDHKDEVTWAGFDRLELSPSAFKRVLLLGYQNGFQVLDVDDASNVSELVSKRDGPVTFLQMQPIPLESDGHEGFRTSHPLLLVVAGDESNCLNPGQNHSHFGGLGRDGSSDSQSGNCISSPTAVRFYSLRSNCYVHVLRFRSAVCMVRCSPRIVAVGLATQIYCFDALTLGNKFSVLTYPVPQLGGQGTLGVNVGYGPMSVGPRWLAYASNNPLLSNRGRLNPQNLTPSPGVSPSTSPGSSSLVARYAMESSKQLAAGIINLGDMGYKTLSKYYQDLLPDGSNSPGWKVGGLAATETDNAGMVVIKDFVSRAVISQFRAHTSPISALCFDPSGTLLVTASVHGNNINIFRIMPSCTCSGSGCQSYDWSSSHVHLYKLHRGMTTAIIQDISFSHYSQWISIVSSKGTCHVFVISPFGGDAGFQTSNSHGEEPSLFPVLSLPWWFSSSCIINQQSFPAPPAPHTLSVVSRIKNCNAGWLNTVGIAAASATGKVLVPSGAVAAVFHNSLSQSPQHVHTRVNSLEHLLVYTPSGHVIQHELFPSMGAELSDGGTRTLSGSFRQIQDEELRVRVEPIQWWDVCRRSEWPEREECVSERQKYAKIIVDKSDCEDSYRTDLLEIKSDSVKPLERSHWYLSNAEVQISSGRIPIWHKSKICFYMMDPPRVKNHVGGEFEIEKLPVHEVEIRRKDLLPVFDHFHSIKSGWNDRSLAGVSYPNAPSLESHQAKDRVTEETVICHSKPASLSSTESSDGGSSRRIENLLDLDQMSGEKSYIRTCQFPNEFYQERKENAVNEPSLIQKSSTTVSSSSEHSKKIDSSVDNCMTNVIPSESNLPSVGRAADKGACSLNTRETSDVTMRSGMDIPKDGSTPSNVLNPIDFAQFLKEGYHKTLELGGCRELAEVVTDDVNSSGSHCERENPEEDDEENNEMLGGIFAFSEEG; this is encoded by the exons atgaaGAAGGGGAAGGCAAGGAACAATGGCTTGTTGCCGAATTCGCTGAGGATAATCTCGTCTTGTCTCAAGACGGTGTCGACGAATGCTTCCTCCGTCGCCTCCACCGTTCGGTCGGCGGGTGTGTCCGTCGCCGCTTCGATTTCCGCCGCTTCTGAGGATCACAAAGATGag GTTACCTGGGCTGGCTTTGACAGGCTAGAGCTCAGTCCATCTGCCTTCAAACGTGTTCTCTTACTGGGTTATCAGAATGGTTTCCAAGTCCTTGATGTTGATGATGCCTCTAATGTCAGCGAACTGGTTTCCAAGCGTGATGGTCCAGTTACATTCCTACAGATGCAGCCCATCCCATTAGAATCTGATGGTCATGAAGGTTTCAGGACATCACATCCCTTACTGTTGGTTGTTGCAGGAGATGAAAGCAACTGCTTAAACCCAGGTCAAAATCACAGCCATTTCGGTGGGTTAGGCAGAGATGGTAGTAGTGATTCCCAATCAGGGAATTGCATATCCTCCCCTACAGCCGTTCGGTTTTATTCCCTTAGGTCTAACTGTTATGTGCATGTTCTGAGATTTCGATCAGCTGTCTGTATGGTTAGATGCAGTCCTCGAATAGTAGCCGTGGGTCTTGCAACACAA ATATACTGCTTTGATGCTCTCACTCTTGGGAACAAATTCAGTGTTCTCACTTATCCTGTCCCTCAATTGGGTGGTCAAGGAACACTTGGAGTTAATGTCGGTTATGGTCCAATGTCTGTGGGTCCAAGGTGGTTAGCTTATGCTTCCAATAATCCGCTGTTGTCTAACAGGGGCCGCTTAAACCCACAAAACCTTACTCCTTCTCCAGGTGTTAGTCCATCAACATCACCAGGCAGCAGTAGTTTGGTTGCTCGATATGCAATGGAATCTAGCAAACAGTTGGCTGCCGGGATAATCAACCTCGGGGACATGGGTTACAAAACTTTGTCCAAGTATTATCAAGACCTGCTCCCTGATGGTTCAAATTCTCCTGGCTGGAAAGTTGGTGGACTTGCAGCAACGGAGACAGATAATGCAGGGATG GTTGTTATTAAGGATTTTGTTTCCCGAGCTGTTATATCCCAATTCAGAGCTCATACCAGCCCTATATCTGCACTATGTTTTGACCCAAGTGGGACTCTTCTGGTTACTGCCTCAGTCCATGGGAATAACATAAATATCTTCCGGATTATGCCATCTTGCACATGCAGTGGATCAGGCTGTCAAAGCTATGACTGGAGCTCTTCTCATGTGCATCTTTACAAGCTGCATCGTGGAATGACAACCGCT ATTATTCAGGATATTAGCTTTAGTCACTATAGTCAGTGGATCTCtattgtttcatccaaagggaCTTGCCATGTTTTTGTTATATCCCCTTTCGGTGGTGATGCTGGCTTTCAAACTTCCAATTCTCATGGTGAAGAGCCCTCCCTGTTTCCGGTTCTATCTCTACCATGGTGGTTTTCTTCATCATGCATCATAAACCAGCAATCTTTTCCAGCCCCACCAGCACCCCACACCCTTTCTGTGGTTAGTCGGATAAAAAATTGTAACGCTGGGTGGCTGAATACAGTCGGCATTGCAGCTGCTTCTGCAACAGGAAAGGTTTTGGTGCCATCTGGTGCTGTTGCTGCTGTATTTCACAATTCCTTATCTCAAAGTCCCCAGCATGTTCACACACGGGTAAACTCCTTGGAGCATCTCTTGGTTTACACTCCATCAGGTCATGTAATTCAACATGAACTTTTTCCATCAATGGGAGCAGAACTTAGTGATGGTGGTACAAGAACTCTGTCAGGTTCATTCAGGCAAATACAAGATGAGGAGTTAAGAGTGAGAGTTGAACCTATTCAATGGTGGGACGTATGCAGAAGGTCAGAGTGGCCAGAGAGGGAGGAATGTGTTTCTGAAAGACAAAAATATGCTAAGATTATTGTGGATAAATCAGATTGTGAGGATTCCTATAGAACAGATTTACTGGAGATCAAGTCTGATTCAGTGAAGCCCCTCGAGAGATCCCACTGGTATCTATCCAATGCAGAGGTGCAAATAAGCTCTGGGAGGATACCGATATGGCATAAATCTAAG ATTTGTTTCTATATGATGGATCCTCCAAGAGTGAAAAATCATGTGGGTGgagaatttgaaattgaaaagttgcctgttcatgaagttgaaataAGACGAAAGGATTTATTGCCTGTATTTGACCATTTCCATAGCATCAAATCAGGCTGGAATGACAG AAGCCTTGCTGGGGTAAGTTATCCCAATGCTCCATCTTTGGAATCTCATCAAGCCAAAGACAGGGTCACTGAAGAGACTGTTATTTGTCACTCAAAGCCAGCATCACTTAGCTCTACTGAAAGTTCAGACGGAG GATCTTCAAGAAGAATTGAGAATTTGCTTGACTTGGATCAAATGAGCGGTGAGAAGTCTTATATACGCACTTGCCAGTTTCCAAATGAGTTTTATcaggaaagaaaagagaatgcTGTCAATGAGCCTTCATTGATTCAGAAATCCTCAACAACTGTATCTTCATCTTCTGAACATTCGAAGAAAATTGATTCTAGTGTTGACAACTGTATGACCAATGTTATACCATCAGAGAGTAACTTGCCTTCTGTTGGAAGAGCTGCTGACAAAGGAGCATGTTCTTTAAACACCAGAGAAACTAGTGATGTCACAATGCGAAGTGGTATG